A single genomic interval of Camelina sativa cultivar DH55 chromosome 11, Cs, whole genome shotgun sequence harbors:
- the LOC109124548 gene encoding protein LEO1 homolog, whose amino-acid sequence MVGVEKRSEMMHNLFGDQSEEEEELDSEHESNPQPNYASDEAEGGMEPEGEGRAEVEVHGEAEAESDGEQGDVELDPGESEGEREQSSQEVDVADPHEESEARDSDSDNKEEEHVGRVAKSRRQAVVDSGSERSGEKHYESEDEEVDQTRSPRSPSEEKEGAQVAQSDVNIRNVFGSSDDEDADEYVRNDVEQDEHRSPIEDEEGSEKDLRPDDTGLDDDMAPEEDPQYESEAEHVEPRYREKPVGPPLEVEVPFRPPPGDSLKMTMIKVSNIMGIDPKPFDAKTFVEEDTFVTDEPGAKKRIRLENNIVRHRFVKGRDGKTYSESNARFVRWSDGSLQLLIGNEVLDITEQEAKQDQNHLFTKHEKGILQSQGRIMKKMRFIPSSLTSNSHRLLTALVDSRHKKAFKVKNCVTDIDPEREKEKRERAEGQNLKASTKLSQAREKVKRKYPLPVQRRQLSTGYLEDALDEDDETDHYGSHRSNRGYEEDLEAEALRERRILNAKKNKGIPGRSSMNSARPSRRQMEYSESEREESEYETEEEEEEKSPARNEYEEDAEEDEEEIDGGKSNRYSDEDEEEEEAAGVKAEKDHRASGRKRKGIESDEEESPPRKAPTHRRKAMIEDSDED is encoded by the exons ATGGTAGGAGTAGAAAAGAGATCCGAGATGATGCATAATCTGTTCGGCGATCAatccgaggaagaagaagagctcgaTTCCGAACATGAATCCAATCCTCAGCCTAATTACGCTTCc GATGAGGCCGAGGGAGGGATGGAGCCTGAAGGAGAAGGTAGAGCTGAGGTTGAAGTTCACGGTGAGGCTGAAGCTGAGTCTGATGGGGAACAGGGCGATGTAGAACTTGATCCTGGAGAAAGTGAGGGTGAGAGAGAGCAGAGTTCACAGGAGGTTGATGTTGCTGATCCACATGAGGAGAGTGAAGCAAgagatagtgatagtgataacaaagaagaagaacatgttGGTAGAGTAGCCAAAAGCAGGAGACAGGCTGTTGTTGATAGTGGATCAGAGAGGTCTGGTGAAAAGCATTATGAGTCTGAAGATGAAGAGGTTGATCAGACTAGGAGTCCAAG ATCACCTAGTGAGGAGAAGGAAGGGGCTCAAGTTGCACAGTCAGATGTAAATATCCGTAACGTATTTGGATCTTCGGATGATGAAGATGCAGACGAATATGTCCGGAATGACGTTGAGCAGGATGAACAT AGATCGCCTATCGAAGATGAAGAGGGCTCTGAAAAGGATCTGAGACCCGATGATACGGGGCTTGATGATGATATGGCCCCTGAAGAGGATCCTCAATACGAGTCAGAAGCTGAGCATGTTGAACCTAGGTACAGGGAGAAGCCAGTTGGCCCCCCTTTGGAAGTGGAGGTTCCTTTCCGCCCTCCTCCAGGTGATTCACTTAAG ATGACCATGATAAAAGTTTCCAATATCATGGGAATTGATCCAAAGCCATTTGATGCCAAAACATTTGTTGAAGAAGACACATTCGTGACAGATGAACCCGGAGCAAAGAAGCGTATTCGTCTGGAAAATAATATTGTTCGCCATAGGTTTGTTAAGGGTCGAGatggcaaaacatat AGTGAAAGTAATGCTCGGTTTGTAAGGTGGTCAGATGGAAGTTTACAGCTATTGATAGGAAATGAAGTTCTTGATATAACTgaacaagaagcaaaacaagaCCAGAATCACCTCTTTACCAAACATGAAAAG GGTATCCTTCAATCGCAAGGAAGaattatgaagaaaatgagATTTATCCCATCATCTCTAACGTCAAATTCGCATAGGCTTTTAACTGCCCTTGTTGACTCGAGGCACAAGAAGGccttcaaagttaaaaactgtGTCACTGACATTGACCCTgagagggagaaagagaagagagaaagg GCGGAAGGCCAAAACCTCAAGGCTAGTACAAAGCTGAGTCAGGCGAGGGAGAAGGTCAAGCGCAAGTATCCACTTCCTGTTCAAAGGAGACAACTTTCCACCGGCTACTTGGAGGATGCTCTTGATGAG GATGACGAGACAGACCACTATGGTTCTCACCGCTCAAACCGTGGCTATGAGGAGGATCTCGAAGCTGAAGCACTACGGGAACGCCGAATTCTGAACGCCAAGaag AACAAAGGCATTCCGGGGAGGTCTTCAATGAATTCGGCCAGACCTTCCAGACGTCAAATGGAGTATtctgagagtgagagagaggaaTCTGAATATGagacggaagaagaagaggaagaaaagtcACCGGCCCGTAATGAATATGAGGAAGAtgcagaagaagatgaggaggaaATAGACGGAGGAAAATCTAACAGATATtcagatgaagacgaagaagaggaagaggctGCG GGAGTTAAGGCAGAGAAGGATCACCGTGCAAGTGGCCGGAAAAGGAAAGGGATTGAGTCTGACGAGGAGGAGTCTCCACCGAGAAAAGCTCCAACACATCGCCGTAAGGCCATGATTGAAGACAGTGATGAAGattaa
- the LOC104726703 gene encoding 40S ribosomal protein S19-3, producing MATGKTVKDVSPHEFVKAYAAHLKRSGKIELPLWTDIVKTGKLKELAPYDPDWYYIRAASMARKDYLRGGLGVGAFRRIYGGSKRNGSRPPHFCKSSGRIARHILQQLQTMNIVDLDTKGGRKITSSGQRDLDQVAGRIAAAV from the exons ATGGCGACAGGAAAAACTGTGAAGGATGTCTCTCCACACGAGTTCGTCAAGGCTTACGCTGCCCATCTCAAGCGCTCTGGCAAG ATTGAGCTGCCTCTGTGGACAGACATCGTCAAGACTGGTAAACTTAAGGAGCTTGCTCCATATGACCCTGACTGGTACTACATCAGAGCCG CTTCCATGGCTAGGAAAGACTACCTGAGGGGTGGTCTTGGAGTTGGTGCCTTCCGTAGGATCTATGGAGGAAGCAAGAGGAATGGAAGCCGTCCACCTCATTTCTGCAAGAGCAGTGGTCGTATTGCTCGTCACATTCTTCAGCAACTCCAGACCATGAACATTGTCGACCTTGACACTAAGGG TGGGAGGAAGATCACATCAAGTGGTCAGAGGGATCTTGATCAAGTTGCGGGAAGGATTGCAGCTGCTGTCTAA
- the LOC104726704 gene encoding meiosis arrest female protein 1-like, translating into MEAAAAEIERAKTSALQDIRVLKGLQGDSNLVNGAGLSHLPVAAETEFTMAKTSVWWDIGNCEVPKGCDAHGIAQNISSALSKMGYNGSLTISAYGDTSQIPSSVQQALYSTGVTLNHVPAGVKDASDKKILVDMLLWAVDNPAPANFMLISVDRDYSYALHQLRMRRYNILLAQPDKASVPLISAAKTIWLWTNIAFGDCPRGKQGESSRPIDSGRQHNPSGSEVVRHPVRKQTQNFKQFDSALVSRTGNKRCQSFCELCNVVCSSHDLTSHISGKRHRSKPVNALMSLV; encoded by the exons ATGGAGGCAGCAGCGGCGGAGATCGAAAGGGCTAAAACGTCCGCGTTGCAAGACATAAGGGTTCTCAAGGGTCTTCAAGGCGACTCCAATCTCGTGAACGGAGCTGGGCTCAGTCACTTACCCGTAGCAGCGGAGACAGAGTTCACTATGGCGAAAACGTCAGTATGGTGGGACATTGGGAACTGCGAGGTCCCTAAAGGTTGTGACGCACATGGTATTGCTCAGAACATTAGCTCGGCTCTGTCGAAGATGGGCTATAATGGTTCGCTCACTATTTCTGCCTACGGCGACACCAGTCAAATCCCTTCTTCCGTCCAACAAGCTCTTTATTCCACCGGCGTTACACTCAATCACGTCCCGGCTg GAGTGAAAGATGCGAGCGACAAGAAGATATTAGTGGATATGTTGTTATGGGCAGTGGACAATCCAGCTCCTGCGAATTTCATGCTCATTTCTGTTGATAGAGACTATTCTTACGCTCTTCACCAACTGCGAATGAGAAGGTACAACATCCTTCTCGCCCAGCCTGACAAAGCATCAGTTCCACTGATCTCTGCTGCAAAGACAATATGGCTATGGACAAACATAGCTTTTGGGGATTGTCCTCGTGGCAAACAAGGTGAATCCTCACGACCCATTGATAGTGGACGCCAACACAATCCTTCTGGCTCTGAGGTAGTACGCCATCCGGTTCGTAAACAAACTCAGAACTTTAAGCAGTTTGACTCAGCTTTGGTCTCTAGAACTGGAAACAAGAGGTGCCAGAGCTTCTGTGAATTATGCAATGTTGTTTGCTCGAGCCATGATTTAACCTCTCACATCTCTGGTAAAAGGCACAGATCTAAg CCGGTGAACGCCCTCATGTCACTGGTTTAA
- the LOC104729024 gene encoding uncharacterized protein LOC104729024, whose amino-acid sequence MKLRVTLASLSRALLPFSRGKMQRDMNGVANNDPVQQPMSFDVVGLPTAAIMEAELAIAKTSVWWDFENCMVPKGCDGSAIAHNIKSALLERNYCGPITIYAYGDTNKMSISNEKYDITGVKDGSDKKILVDMLLWGMENKAPANIMLISGDRDFAYALHLLGMKKYNILLAQPEKASPFLIAAAKTVWFWRSIVAAGSVSASKVLKQTKHSEMSEKSCEK is encoded by the exons atgaaattaagggTGACCTTAGCTTCGCTTTCACGAGCACTACTACCATTTTCAAGGGGTAAAATGCAGAGGGATATGAACGGTGTCGCAAATAACGATCCCGTTCAGCAGCCAATGTCCTTCGACGTTGTTGGGCTACCTACAGCGGCAATAATGGAGGCTGAGCTCGCAATAGCAAAAACGTCAGTGTGGTGGGACTTTGAAAACTGCATGGTACCTAAAGGTTGTGATGGCAGTGCCATTGCTCATAACATTAAGTCAGCTTTGTTGGAAAGGAACTACTGTGGTCCGATCACCATTTATGCCTATGGTGATACCAATAAAATGTCTATTAGCAATGAGAAA TATGATATAACAGGGGTTAAAGATGGGAGCGACAAAAAGATCCTTGTAGACATGTTATTGTGGGGAATGGAAAACAAAGCTCCTGCTAATATAATGCTCATATCTGGTGATAGAGACTTTGCTTACGCTCTTCACCTGCTAGGGATGAAAAAATACAACATTCTTCTGGCGCAACCTGAGAAAGCATCTCCCTTTCTAATTGCAGCTGCAAAGACGGTTTGGTTTTGGAGAAGCATAGTTGCAGCTGGTTCTGTCTCTGCCTCTAAGGTTCTTAAACAAACTAAGCACAGCGAAATGAGCGAGAAGTCCTGCGAAAAATGA